The nucleotide window ATCCGCGAAATCGAAGCCAGGTCTGACGTTCAAGGCCTCAAGGCCAGAAACACCGAGCTGGTTCAGATGCTGGAAGAGGAAAAACACAACATTGCTTCTTTTAGCGAGGAATCTCAGCGGGCCAGACGGCGTGCAGAAGAGGCACAGAGCAAGGTGATTGAGATCTTTGCGAGGGACGAGACCCGAAAGGACCTTCTCGAAAGCTTGGCGAAAGACAGGACGGTCGAAGACATTGACAACGACATCGTTGCAAAACAGGGCAGCATTGAGCTCATCCAAGTCGCCAATCCCGGTGCTCTGCGCGAGTTCGAGAAGCGAGCCCGAGAGATTGAGAAGCTGCGTTCGAAGATGGAGTCATCGACAGCCAAGCTGGACCACTTAAATCGCCAAATCACAAAGATTCGCGAGAAGTGGGAGCCGAAGCTTGACGAGCTGGTCGGCAAGATCAGTGACGCCTTCAGTTACAACTTTGAGCAGATCAACTGCGCCGGCGAGATTCGGATACACAAAGATGAAGACTTTGACCAGTGGGCTCTGGACATCATGGTCAAGTTCAGGTATGGGTCGCACCCTCAATGCTCAATGTTGTGTTTACTGGAAAGCTCTAACAACCGCGCAGAGAAAACGAGACGCTCCAGCAGCTCAACCAGCATCGCCAATCCGGCGGCGAGCGAGCTGTTTCCACCATCTTTTATCTAATGGCTCTCCAATCCATGGCGCAATCACCCTTCCGTGTGGTCGATGAGATCAACCAGGGCATGGATCCCCGCAACGAGCGCATGGTGCATGAGCGCATGGTAGAGATTGCGTGCCGCGAGCACACGTCACAATACTTCCTGATTACGCCCAAACTGCTCACCGGTCTGAGGTACGACCCGCGCATGCGCGTGCTCTGCATTGCCAGCGGAACGCACATgcccaaggacggcaagaagCTCGATTTTGCTCGTTGCCTGAAAATCCACAAGCGCATCGCGGCTGGCGGATAAGGGGAACGGTACCGGAGCGGGTACGTGGTCTGTCTTTTAGCGGGGTTcttggcgtctttgggaaCGGTATTATTTATTCATGGATACCCTTGACGCAGAAACAATGATTTTATATAACGCATGGTTCCTAAAGGGGTTGGTTGGAGCGGgggtgtcgaggtcgagtGTAGATACACGTGGAATTTGACCCACGGGGCCGAGGGCCATCATATGTCTGACACCCGGTTCTTCACTTGATGGCCACATAGTGAGGTCATACAATCTAGTCCCGCGTGATCAACCATACGCCTGCCTATACACCTGATTGAGTTCTTGTTCATCATCCGGCGCGTCCCACCATGCATGGCGAGACCGAAGATGCACAATCGGCGGATAGCTGTCATAGAGGAGACATGGCTCtacaaaagaaaaaggggcGGGGGAAAAAAGACGCACAAGTGGCAAAGAGTCCATCAACGTCACGGAACGAAGAAACTAACAATGACCTGCCCCTGTGGTGAAGTAGGGGAGTTGCGTGTCACCTatgtacacacacacccatGCCGGTCAACCCATGATGCCGTGGTTTCTTTCTTTCAACACCGAATCTCCGAGCTCCTTACACAAACGCAACACGAAAACAAACAGGGCCAGAACGAAGGGCCTTTTCGGACATGTCGCCTCCCATTCGTATAGGAGTTGACAACCTGTGGCTTCTGGGGTTTAGCTCACAAGACCTGGACTCTACGCTGGAGGAGATAGGGGAGGTCAATGAGGCGGACGGGGTTCTGGACTGGTGGGGCCTGGACGATCACCTGCGATCCTGAGAGGTGGTTTCCATCGACTAGCTAACTATTGAGTACGGATAGTGCACAGGGCCACAGCACCCCCTTCGCCCTCCCAATCACACGCCGGACCTGTACGGAGTACAATAGGTGTTTCCGTACACCAGGCTTGCCTGAGCACTTGGCATAATCGGTCCTTGGCGAGGGGCTGACCACGACGAGCAGTGCAGACTTCATGTCCGACGATAAGCAGATGGCAACGCAGCTGAGATCCCGTATTCTCCAGTGGGTATAGTCGTATGGGGTAGAGACTGGTCCACAAGCACCTCATGTAGTGTCGAATCCAAGGCGCCGACGTATAGCGATGCTATATCTCTCGAAGGTCGAATTCCTGCAGCACAAGGCTATCGAGAGGATGCTGATTTTATTCTTAACGGCCCTTGCTTCCCAAGACATAGCCAATCAGCCGAGGATGACGTTCGTGAGCGGCGCCGGTGCGGTAAGAGTTCCGCTGTATCTCAACTTCCACGAAAGCGGCAACCAGCGGCAACGCAGGTTGCCGCGCGCCTCAGTCCCGTGGCCTGGTTCTGGTGACAGTTGAAGACTCAACCAACAATGGAACCCATCGGTGTGTCCGGGAACTCAAATgcgggcggcggggccgCGGCGACGCCTTGCCAAGTAATACCAGAGCCGCATCCGGACGAGATTGGAGACTCCGAGGAATGCACTGGCACCAATCTTATGGGTTCTCCAGTCAAGACCGCGGTGCTGAACAGCGAGTGATGCGGTCTGTCCCCGGATTCGGACGAGGCAACGTGGCGGTGGAGAAGGGGGACAATCTTGAGCGTGCGGGAACCATTCCAGTGTTCGTTTGGTTTTGGAAATCCCGCCTCATGTTGGCATGTGAGTTGCCTTGTTTCTCCCTTGAGAGTCGAGTGCTCGACCGGTCAAATCTCATTGCTGCCTGAGAACGCCTGCGCCTGACACAACAGCGCAGTTCGAGCCGTTTTCTTCCGACGAATACCTAAGTCAAATCGATTATCTCTGGCTCTGCTTTCCGTTTCATGGTCCGTTCCACGGCCCTTGTCGCAGTGGGATGCGGTTGTGAAggacctgctgctgccgccaaCACCGGGTCAAAACTCGGCAAGTACTGCAACGGCCCGCCCAAGTTCGCCGCCATTTTGGTTCCCGGCTCAGTGGCAGATTCGAACGGTCTAGGCGCCGGTGTGTTCCCCAGTGGAGAAATGACAGGCACggcagccgccggcgacgtgtGCGTGGCACCCCCAGGCCGCGGCGCCAAACTCCGTGGCCGCTTCCACAGCCCCTCGGCGATGGCTGGATAATCCTCACCAAGCAAGATGGCCATTTCCGTCTGGTCAAACGACTGGaacatctcggccgcctgcttctgcttcgcCTCGTACTTCGCGTTCATCGTCGGCCCCAGCTTAGTGACAACCAGCGTATCCTGCGGCCCGCTTCGGTCGGTGACGTGAGAGCACTGGATGTTTTGATTCTCGATCTGCTTATGAAGATGATGTCGCGCCTTCTTCCCAACGGGGAACCGGCAGACATGCGTGGCGGGGTTCGCGAGGAACACGTTCAGCTGGCGGCAGTCGTGGCAAGGGCAGTTCAGCCGGAGGTACATGCCGCCGGACGGGCCCGATGCCGGGATCGATGGTTTCTGTCCGACGTAGTTCTCGCGGTAGGACTCGAGTATGGCGCCGAATATCTGCTGGTAGCGCGGCGTGGTGAGCGGGGTCTTCGTGGTcttgaggatgacgaggagctTTTGCAGAAAAGGGATCCATAGCGGGTGGAAGTCAGCCGCCTGCATCTTTGGGGCGAAAGAGACGAGCTTCATGGCTAGAAGCATGGCCAGATCTTCACGCGGAGGCGAGCTCAAGATGAGGAGGGAGTGGAAGACATCCGCTAGGGTGTCAGGGGTCACAGCCAGGCATTTTTCGGCGGCAAGAGTAGGCGCTGGAGCCGTGTGCCAGTACGAGTGCCTTGCCGCTTTTTGGGTCTCTTCCTCTGGCCTGTCGCCATGGATCGTGCTGAAGTCTAGCTTCGCTATAAAGTTTTTGGCGAGGCGCTTATACAGCTTTGCTGTTTCTTTAGCCGGGAAAGCCTTTTGCCTGATGCTCAAAAGCAGGGCCGAGAAGAATCCGAGGGCAAAAGCCGGTACGGTAAAGTGATCCTCGATCAAGGGCACAACGCTGCGGGGGAAAGTTTAGCTTCACGTTGAAAGAATGAGCTCTGGGTACATACGTGGCTGAAAGCCAGTCAAAGTCGGCGTACTTCTGCGCGCTCACAGCCACCGCCATTCCATCAACTCCGACGAAAGACGCGGACCTGGCAGCGCCCGTCAGGCTTTTGACGAGGGTTTTCCGCACCCATTCTCGAATCTCATCGGACGGTCGCTCGTCAATCGGCGCGAATGCTTCTATCGCTGAATAGCCCTGCCAGAAATATTTGCATCCGATCACAGTGGAGGCCAAACTAAGGACTCACGTTTGATTAGTAAGATCCTCCCACACAATGGACGTAGGCAGAACGTACCCGGTTTTGACCATATCGAATGGGACCTTGCCATCACCGACCTGCTTGTGAAGCAGTTTGTAGTAGTCGGGAGGCAAAGTGCCTTGGAAGACGCTCGCGGCGCTCTCGAGAAAGTCCCACTGCTCCACCTGACAGGCGGCCCGCAGTATCTTGCTGATGAGATGGCCGTCTGACTTCAGACTATTGGCCCTTCCAGGTATTGAAAGACACGCGTTCCAAGTCTCTTTGAGAGTGTCGAAGACCGATTTCTGATTCGACCCGCCTTTGAGGATCGAATCAGTGAGGTAAGTGAGCGGGAGCGCGACATTGCTGTCGCTACAACGAGGGCTCTGGCTGAGAGAATACTTGAAAAACTTGGCGATGCTGTCCCGGCGGATGATCAGAGCAGCCTGTGCTGGCCATCAGTCAAGAAATTTTCTCGTATATCAGAAGAAACTTACAGTCACACGGTACCAGTGAGTCGCCGTGGGTCCCTGTATATTGATCATCAGCATGTCACACCGTTCCCAGAACCCCTCGAGTGCGACTAACCCAGTTACCCTGGTACCCTTCGTACTCTTCCTTTCGAGTGGCGCCTTCAAAAAAATCCTCCCCTCGAAGGCAATGCTCCTGCGACAGGTCGACGTCGCGAAGAATGGGGCGCCCGCGGAGGTCCACAAGCAGTTTGACCGAGAGTTCCGTTTCCAATACATCTTCGATCTCGTGAGGTCCTGGGTCCTCATCTGATCCACTTTCGAtttcgtcttcgtcgttATAGTATCTGCGGGAGCTGGATCTGTAACTGTCGAACCGAGGATCAAAGCCGTTAGGGCTTGTGGGGCCAgcctccatcatctccgtCAAGGCCAGGAGCACATCGAAATCGAGTCCAGAGGCAAGGTCCTGCAGGGTTTGGACAACGGCGGAATCCCGACCCTTCAAGGCTTTCATTGAGATGCTCGCTTCCGTGTACTCGTGGTCCAGGCCATAGTAAACATAATCCGCCTCCCCACCATCAGCTCCTTTACGCAGCCATCTCTTCAGCGTGTGGCGCAATGCGCGGTTCTCATTTCGCACCAGCCCGGCAGACGGCTGCTGTCTGGCCTGGTAGATCGTGAGGTTGTACGTCAGGACCACGCGGTAGCCGGATGTGACCGGCAGGACCTCATGGTGGACGTCAGAGTACCAGCAGGCGAAGGACTGCGCCACCGCAGAGGTCTTGAACGTCTTCGTTTGGCCGCAATGCTTCACGACCACGTCGCCTCCCTTGTGCGTTGAGGGGAGACAGATGACAAGCGTACCGAACATACCAGGACACTTTTCAGTGCTGAGAAACTGAGTCAGTGTGCGTAGCTCATGCACTTGCTCTCGGAACGTACTCGGTATGAGCCTTGAACATGGCCCCTTTTTCGTAAAGTAGCAGCTTATACAGCTCCGCGTTGACCGGCAACTTGATGCCCAGGTCATGAGCGACGACTCCGCAAATCTTCTGGAGATCGGACTCCCAGCGCGGACTACGAAGCTCAAAGTATTTCGGGTCTAGCTCCCACGTGTTCCGCACCGTGGTGTCTATAAGGGTCTCGCTTCCCTTGCCAAAGGGCGCCTGGGCGGCCATGCCAATCATCTGCCGGATCTGGTGTTCTGGCAGCGGCATGATGATGGGCCCAACATCCTGGACGAAGAGCTCCGGGTCTACGTGCTTTAACGCGTGAAACGAGGCAAAAGACCCCTGGATTTGTATGTTGTCCAACTCATGCAACAGGTCGTCAGTGAAAGTGCCGGTGCCCCATTCTTCGGTGCTTAGCGCGCTGCTGACCTCAGAggcagcgtcgtcggcgtcgtctgcGAGCTGTCGGTCTTCTTTGTTACCTTTGGCAACCTCCCTTTCCTCGGTGCTCTCTACGTGCTCAGTGATCTCAGCACCTTTGGTGAGCTCCGCTGATGTTTCTGTTACGGATGCCTCGGTCGCGATGTCCCCAGACCCAATCGTAGTCGTCAGCGTAGGTGCATCCTGGGGGATTTGCAAGGGCTTAAAAGAAGGaccttctgctgctgctgctgctgatgttTCTTCCTTTATGTCCATTTCAGCTTCCCACCTTTCGGACATTGGGTATCGTGAAGGTGCGGAAGGAACAGCTGGACTGAGGTCGCCACCATCTGCAACTCTATTTGGCTGGGGAAGGATGACtggcgcgcgacgcgtcgaGGGTGGGGAAACGCTCAAcgtccctccctccctgttAAACCTTGATTATGGGCAGGTGTGTCTACCCCACCTATCCCTCCTAACATCTGCTTATCATCGCCCTTAATTATCGGGCCCTCTTTGTAGCACCTTCGTTCAATCCCTGGACACAGTAGAGGCATTCCAAGTACAGTGTACTCTGCACGATCTTACTTTACTACCCATGTAGCGCTACCTGACACCCATCTACAAAATGGTCAACATTTGTTAATCCTCAGCAAGAAAAGGAAAGGTCAGCACTTTGGGTACAATCTCATATCTCTGTTGGTAAAATGAGAGACTTAGTGCCCGCCGCCGGATTCAGGTACGTACACTACCAGGTACTTCAACGTCTCCAGCGGGAGCTTCCGACCCGACTCCGCAGTTCCGTCCTTCGCCAGCTGTCACGTCACGGTCGTCACGTCATTTGCCTAGAAGCCCACATCGCAAGAAGAGTCCAAGTATAGCGAACGTTTTCGCATTCGCCTAAACAACTGTGCCATATCGAAGCTTCCAAAGAAACCCGTGACCAGATCCAAGTGGCTTTCAGCCTGGTGATTCCTATATCCTGCATCTTCCTCCGCCTAGCCATGTGCGCGTCAGATCGCAGCCGTGGCAGAAACATCCGAAAGACCACTTGTGAACAATCTCAAGGGTATCCCCTCCAAAACTCCCAAACTACCCGGTTCCAAAAATTCAAAGAACAAAAAATCATGTCGTGTACTGTGATGCCGTCCCATCACCCCTTTTTTCCTGGTTTGGTGGTGGGTATTGGAAATGTCATTGGCCGGGCTATCCCGTATTTTCGCTACGCCCCGTTTCCGCTCGTGGGGTATATCCAAAATTTGCATTGCGTGTATGCCGTACGTGTAAAGAAAAAGATACTGTCTTCGTCGACCCAAGTCGCAATCCTTGTCTGATGTCAAATGTGTATGTCGGAACAGTTGTACATAAGGAAAAATGTGAACAGAAAAGTTGCTGGCTAGCGCTGGATAGGTAGATCGCTGATCGTTTCAATTGCCCCGGGGGAGGTGGGGGCGTGATGGAGCTGGTCATAGCCAGAAATGGTACTGTGATGTCTATGGGTGTGCTGCAAATCACTTCAGCCCCAGATTGGGACGTTGCGGTAGGCAGGTGAGTTGTAGCTATGCAGAACGCGGTAGGGTGGATTATCGTTGGCGTGGACGCTCCGGCTGCGACTGCGGCTCCGGGAGAGACCTGGTTGAATGGCGTCAGGAGAGTAGTATCCCTGCTGCTCCCATTGTTGTTGCTGAACATTAATGAGTTGTTGCTGGTAGTAGCTTCCGCTCTGGCTGGGACTCAAGTTGAGGGCTGGAGGGCCTCGGGCCACAGGTCCGCCGGACTGAGTGTAGCTTTCATAACTTGATCGATGGCGAAGCTGACGCTGCTGATGATGCCCGACCGACGTAGATAAACTACGCATGGCCGGGCGAGTATCTTGGCCAGTCTCAGAGCCACAACCGTTGGTGGGACGCCATTTGTCCTCGACCGTCATGTGACGCATGGCGTATGGCTGCTCGGTGACCGGCATACCTCTTCGGGGGCTCATTAGAGGAATGGGCGGTACAGACAGTGCGTCGTCCagcgccgctgctgctgaggtCGAAGGGTAGCTGTGGATGGTCTCGCGACTGTTTTGTCGTGACAATGTCTGCCTTCTCGACTGGTTTGTTTCGCTGGAATGCGCTGACTTGGGGCGCGGGGCCTGCTTTCGGGCGTTCATAGGGTTTCGGGTGTGGAGGCTGATCGGCGGTGAAGTCTTCCTCTTGGCCGCCAGGTCCGGAACCTGCAGGTTTTGATAGGCACGAGGACCGGGGTGCTGTGAAGTTGGAGTCATCGACTCGATCGGATGGAATGGCATGGCCATACTGCGCTCCATTTGCGCTGTCATTGTCAGGGTTCGTTCTCGCGGGGCATGAACAGGCTTATGATGGGCCAGAGCCATGAAGGCCTGATCAAAGGCGCTTTTACCGACGCTCTCACCAACATTGTCGATGGCGGTGATGCTTGACTCGAACCCGACTTGGATCTCATCGGTCCTTGGCTCTGCTACGAACCCCGTCCTGTCCGTGAAAGCGGGGGGGAGC belongs to Colletotrichum higginsianum IMI 349063 chromosome 5, whole genome shotgun sequence and includes:
- a CDS encoding 2OG-Fe(II) oxygenase superfamily protein, encoding MSERWEAEMDIKEETSAAAAAEGPSFKPLQIPQDAPTLTTTIGSGDIATEASVTETSAELTKGAEITEHVESTEEREVAKGNKEDRQLADDADDAASEVSSALSTEEWGTGTFTDDLLHELDNIQIQGSFASFHALKHVDPELFVQDVGPIIMPLPEHQIRQMIGMAAQAPFGKGSETLIDTTVRNTWELDPKYFELRSPRWESDLQKICGVVAHDLGIKLPVNAELYKLLLYEKGAMFKAHTDTEKCPGMFGTLVICLPSTHKGGDVVVKHCGQTKTFKTSAVAQSFACWYSDVHHEVLPVTSGYRVVLTYNLTIYQARQQPSAGLVRNENRALRHTLKRWLRKGADGGEADYVYYGLDHEYTEASISMKALKGRDSAVVQTLQDLASGLDFDVLLALTEMMEAGPTSPNGFDPRFDSYRSSSRRYYNDEDEIESGSDEDPGPHEIEDVLETELSVKLLVDLRGRPILRDVDLSQEHCLRGEDFFEGATRKEEYEGYQGNWGPTATHWYRVTAALIIRRDSIAKFFKYSLSQSPRCSDSNVALPLTYLTDSILKGGSNQKSVFDTLKETWNACLSIPGRANSLKSDGHLISKILRAACQVEQWDFLESAASVFQGTLPPDYYKLLHKQVGDGKVPFDMVKTGLASTVIGCKYFWQGYSAIEAFAPIDERPSDEIREWVRKTLVKSLTGAARSASFVGVDGMAVAVSAQKYADFDWLSATVVPLIEDHFTVPAFALGFFSALLLSIRQKAFPAKETAKLYKRLAKNFIAKLDFSTIHGDRPEEETQKAARHSYWHTAPAPTLAAEKCLAVTPDTLADVFHSLLILSSPPREDLAMLLAMKLVSFAPKMQAADFHPLWIPFLQKLLVILKTTKTPLTTPRYQQIFGAILESYRENYVGQKPSIPASGPSGGMYLRLNCPCHDCRQLNVFLANPATHVCRFPVGKKARHHLHKQIENQNIQCSHVTDRSGPQDTLVVTKLGPTMNAKYEAKQKQAAEMFQSFDQTEMAILLGEDYPAIAEGLWKRPRSLAPRPGGATHTSPAAAVPVISPLGNTPAPRPFESATEPGTKMAANLGGPLQYLPSFDPVLAAAAGPSQPHPTATRAVERTMKRKAEPEIIDLT